In Lycium ferocissimum isolate CSIRO_LF1 chromosome 7, AGI_CSIRO_Lferr_CH_V1, whole genome shotgun sequence, the sequence caagtagacaggGGGACGGTCCAGATCCTTAGGAGCCAAATCAGCTTGCACATGAGCATGAATCTAATCAAgctaaatatccacatggaggTGTAgtttttgatatattcttttgtgtgcatattCGGGTTATTGAACACGATGGGGccactgtcccgtcatatgttccaTTACTCCAGCTAGAGGTTGGTCTAGCTTAATCACTTATtaagatacgtatgtgtgggtagtggatgtcttatgatcaccccagtgtatattgttatatatatatatatatatcattttacagccgtgagggcttatgtatacatatatatattattttggtgatTACGTGTGTACAGGTTGGATATGATggttagcatgatgagtggtgctcgatagtcagctccgggtacccgtcatggcccactggttgggtcgtgacacgaacggttagttcgtagcgtgttttataGCTAagatgcatatttggtttgtatccatTAAGGTTCCAGATGAATCTCGGGTTTTCGGGGTGAAAGGGTGAAAAACCAAAATTTCTGGTTTTCAGTGATTCTGGTTTCCTTCTTTGCGTTCGCGAGAGTTAGGGGCCCGACGGGTCGAGTTCGCGTTCACGTTCGCCTAAGGGAAAATGGGTCTGGGCCAGGTCGACTAACCCATCGCGAATGGTCGCGTTTGCGTAGGCCCAGGCCTGGTCGAAGGTCGCATTTGCGAGGTTGTCTCACGTTCGCGAAGAAAAAATGACACCTGGGCAGATTTTAAAAATCCCATGTCGTGATTTGACCTCTCATTCACATAATTGGCATTTAGGAGCTCGATTTGAGGGGATTTTGGAAGGTTTTGCAAGATACATCCATTAGGTAAGTTCTTAATCTTCATATTTCGATTATATCATGAATTATTAAGGGCTTTCAGgctagaaatcatgatttggattGGGGAAATTGAAGGTTTATGATAACTAGGCTTGAACTAAGATTCTCTTCAATTGAGCATGaaattgatgttggatttgattgatttttcaaatatagaTGGGTAAACTATTTATGGAACgaattttccattttgccccttgTGGCTCGGAATCCTATTTTAGGTAACTTTTTGGGTTTGGATTTAAAGTATGCTATTATGGGTATCATTAGATTTGTATGGCTTCCTAAAACAATAATTTGACCTTATTGAACTCGATTTTTCTACGAAATTACAGTTTTAACCTTTGGGGGTAAAGAACGGGGTTTTAGGGTTGATATTCTAAACCCAAATCTTTTATAAGGTAATATGGGTATCGTTTGACTCGTATTCTTACGTATAATCTATGTTTGAATAGATTGAGATCGTTCGAAGGCTCTACGAAAGGGCAAGACATCATTGTGATTTCAGACTCTTATTCTAGGCATGTTGAAACTATGAACCTTAACTTAAGCGTTTTGGTTGGTTAAAGTTGGACTAATAAGAGGGGACAATGGGGTAACGTAAGAGGGTaccgatacttgtgaggtgacaaGCACTGGTATCGGATACAGTACAATGATAAGGATATTTGTGTAATTTTAATTGTATTGTCTGGTCTGACTATCATGCTCTGGCCATTAGCTGATAGCATAGATTGATTTGTGTTTGTGATTGGGTTATGAGGTCCCTTATTTATTGTTTCTATGCTTCTTACCTgtcttatttgtgattgtatgttctcatcactcctaaatactcgtttagaagattgagtctttattACTTAGCTTGATGGCTTATTATGTTGCATGTCATATTTATGTGTGTGTCACGATTTATAGAATTTGAATGTGTGTCTACCAAGAGATGAAAAAAGCCTTGCATCTGCATATCTTCACATCTTATTGATTTTCATGTGTGTGTGTCTTATTTGGCTTGTTGTTTGATTTGCCTTAAATGCCCTTTGATGTTTGACGGACTTGAGGATTAGAAGCTTCACATAGGCTTATAACCCGCGATTATTATAGTTTATTGTGATTACTATTACTGTGGACTAATAACAGTTAAGTGTAAGGGCAATAATCGTAGGCCAACTCTCATCTCCGTTTTCATTTGGTTGGTTGATGATACGGCTGAATACCCGTTGTTtttgtactcacgctacacttgctgcactctttttGGTGTGCAGATTATTTGCCTAGTACCAAGTGGTTCACGTAACTTAGACTACGctattaatgatattttaagACTATAAATTGACTTGTATGATTTTCCGCATGATTAATCATCTTTTCATAAATTTTGGGTTGTTCCGGAGTTATTGCCTTCGGGGGTGAGCACATGCTTACGATCGAAAATGGTACTCTCAATTTCAAATTATTATTCCttctattttgatttatttaaatattatgtattattaaatatataataacATGTTCCAATAGAAACTGGCATGCGTTCGCATTAAGAACACGAGGGTAAAATAAAAGTAGCTCTCAATCAAAGTTTATGAAATTAACTCCAATTTAAAGGAGCAAACAGGAAGGGAGAGTGTTCACCTAAAATCAGAGCGGCACATAAAATAACAAGTAGGGAGAGTTTGATGAACATCAAGATCCGTTGTACTCTAGTTAGTTAGGATATTCGGCTCTCACCAGAGAGACTTGGGTTCCAGTCGGGCAgcataatttcattttttcagttatgtttctttcttttcttttctttttttccttactGGATCGGTAAAAATAAGGAAGTATGTATTGATAGTCCTTTTTCTATTAGAGATGGTTTAAAATTTGTGTAAAATCAAGCAGCTCTCAATGAAATATGCATTTATTTTTCTGAGCACTTAATGGAAGTGTAAATCTGAATGGTTTAGACCTTAGGTGCATATATCTACATTAAGTTTTAAACACTTATTTGGTCTGAATAGGTATTAGTCATTAAGATCTCGAACAaaatcttaatatcattaagaggttTTTTGTATGAATAATTTTTACTGCCCCTCTATCTAAAACCACCAGCTCCACCCCCATCCCACCCCTCCAACCTCACTCCACCACCAACCCTACCACCCTTACCCCACCCTCTCTCCACCCATCACCCCGCCTCCACTAACTATTTTTGCCATCATAACCACCACCAGCACTGTCAACCACTACCACCCCCAACCCCACTATCCATTACCGCTAACCACCTCTGCCATTAAAATGACCACCACTACCCTTACCTTTCCAACCCCCACCACCACCTACCTACCTTTACCCGTTGCCCCATCCCCCCTCACTTACCACCTCTGACTTCACAACCGCAATCACCACCGTTTACGACCACTACTAACCACCAATGACAATCACCACTACTGATAGCTATTACTGTCGGTTGCTACCACACCTATCAACTTCaccattatacatatatcagcaaCTACCACCATCGCCCGCTATCACCATTGTCGCCACTATAACACTAATCACCTCCACCATTACGACTATCACTAATGCCACCCCTAATATCTCCACCATCACTAGCTAAcacaaatgtttatttttatcaaaaaataattttattttgttatatttaaatttattttctaatatttagttacttttttagttaaattgtctttttatgtttaaataaatacctTAAGCATCTGAAAAACAAACAACCTTAATAATTCAGtgttcaaatcaagaaaaaagatctTAATTATTGAGATATGCATTGaaattcagacgtcttaatatTGATGAAAACAAATGATGCCTAAATTAATAAGATTATACACAACCGAAGTTTTTTTTCTAGTAgacgtttggccatagaaaccaaaaaaaaaaaagtcactttatttggaatttttgaagttggagttggagttgtgctTGGTCATAGTTTttacaaataatatttggttatttgaatgtactttttataaaaaaatacgaaatatgatttataccctcaatttctaaaaactagcaaaatcacccaaaacaattcataaacataacCAGTTGGCTGAATGAGAACAAGCGATTACACAATTACATCAAAACAACTAATACATTAGTGAAAACAACTTTCAGTAGAATGAAACTTCAAGTTTGCATACCACAATCCCTCTCGTGACCCATCAATCCCCCacccctaaaaataaaataaaaaataaaggaaccaaagcccctttgaggaagagtgaCATTGTTATGCGGATTATCATCACCTTGCACTTGTGCCCCGTACAAAACCCAACAAGAACTAAAATAAATAGCTGCAAACACTACTAATACTAGAAATTATGGGTTacatttataaaagtaaaaaatttaggttaaaatttgaaaaaagaaaacaaaagcaaGGGTCAAAATCAGAAAGTGAAAATaaggttttaattattttccaaaattttcatgaccaggtattaatttttagaaaaagtgaaaattttttctaaaaaaagtgagaaattctcatgaccaaacgggtccttaCTATCAAAAGTCAACATACCATTTTCGTGCTGCTAAAATATCAACGCAATCTTCAGTGGTGCTATGCTTTTCTAGTGTTAAAATGACGAATAATCACGTTTATGGAACACTAATAACTAACTAGCTTAAAAAATTCATAATATTTCTGGCTGTATAAAATAATCCACAATTATTATGCTTTTAGGGTCATTTGGTTTGAAGATAAGTTATGCTGGAAATAATTATGCGgggattattttttattgattgttTGATTTGTTGGTACTGAAAAGGGTGAAAAATGCCCTTAAACTATGCGAAATGAACAAAAATGCGCTCCGTTCATAGTTTGGTAAAAAAATGTCCTTAAACTATACGAAATTGAACAAAAGTGTTCCTATTGTTACTTAATTGGGTAAAAAATGACCTTTTCCTAATAAAcatattgtttcttttcttttttaacacattatctttataaaaatattatatttaaagaaactatttcttgtttcttttcttttaaaatctctaaatttaaatattatttgtttataaaaatatCTTCCACCTTATTTAGTAGAAAAAAGATTTAAGGGACATCTGAGCTATTTTagtcattttcatttttttattcttatccCGATACTATTTTTAATCTTGAGATAAGTTATTCAATGATTAATAACCAAGCAAGGAATACAACGATACTAAATTCTCATCTCATAATTATTTTTCCCTATCTATCCTACCAAAACACGCCTTGAAATTTTGAAACTTTCGACTTTCAAATAACATTTCATTTTCGCACCCCACAATAAAATTTTCCGTGACCCCGCCAAAAGTACAGCTTTTTCCTCAGCCAAAAAGCACAATCCGCGTCAACACACAAAAGATACACCCATCACCGTCGATCTCTTTCCAATCAACGATCCACATACAACTTCATCCACCACACGGATCAACACTCTTATATCCGTCTGATTCCCAATTCAAAATCCTCAACTTAACCAACGGTCACGATTTAACCCTCGCTACGCTGATCCACAAAACCAGCATCTATAAATACCAAAACAAAACTAATCCTTTCTCATCAAATTAAAAACCCtataatttctctttttatttcctcaagtttttgaaaaaatgtcTGGTCGTGGTAAGGGAGGCAAAGGGTTAGGCAAAGGAGGAGCAAAGAGGCACAGGAAAGTACTGAGGGATAACATCCAGGGGATTACTAAGCCAGCTATCCGTAGACTTGCACGTAGGGGTGGTGTGAAACGTATTTCTGGATTGATTTACGAGGAGACACGTGGAGTTCTTAAGATCTTTCTAGAAAATGTGATACGTGATGCTGTTACGTATACTGAACATGCTAGGAGAAAAACTGTTACTGCTATGGATGTTGTTTATGCACTTAAGAGACAAGGAAGGACTCTATATGGTTTTGGAGGTTAAAATTGGAATTTAGTAATTGTGGATTTCGTGTTTTAGTTTGTGCTGTATTAGGTAGATTTACTTTGGTTTTAGTTGTTAAGGGTCTGGATATTGTAATTCCTTGTTACTCAAATCAATGGAAAGAGATCATTTCCTATAAATTGCAATTGTTTAATTATTAATATATTGCActtcttattttgtttattgAACTTTTTAAGGTTTGCTCTTCTAATTACATGTGTAAGTATGTATCTGAATTCAATTAATAATAGAACAAACTCTTTTCTGTTGTTAAGGTTCTTCTACACATATGTGCCTTTTAGCTTAAGATATGGTTAAATTGCTGGTGTATTTTATATGAGAAGATAACAGTAGTAATGCCATGTATAAATTTGCACCTGTCTTGTTTCAGCCCTTTCAGTACTTAGCattatgtataatatatatactaggGTTCAACTAATTATTTGAATTGCCACTAGTCTTGCAGCTTGGTATATTCACATTGGGTGTTTATTGTTcagttgcttttcttttttgatgtGTTCAAAGGGATTTAAATTTTGCTAACTTTAACGCAAGTTGATGTAGCTGTGTTTGATTCAgcttgaattttgaaattatttagCCCTAGTCTTTACTTAGATTGTTTGTTTTTCAGTCTCACCCCAAGTTTGCTTGTGAAATGGAGTAGCTTCAACACCAATTTGTTACTACTTGGATAGTTGAGCTTGTTGTTTTAGCGTCTCAAAAGTTTGCACTTCTTGTCTCATGAAAGACAATTTAATGCAGTGAGCACTGAGCATATATAAGATTTCGTGTCAGCAAATTTGAGTTTCTAGTTCTATTCCTATGTAGAAATATATGCTCACGTTATCATAGAAATGCTAAAATGTCTTTTGCAATTCATGATTTAACCTATTTATACCATGTTGATTTATAGGACATTGAGTTACTTCTGTCCCTTTGGTATTTGCTTATTTCCTGTCAAGCTTGCTTTGTTATAGTTCTATTAAACTGTCCTGTTATGTGACTAAGCAACTTAAATGAGGATGAGTACTTGTTCAATGGTACATGATTAACAACCATCTTAGAAAGACATGTACTTGATGAGCGAAGAATAAAttattctttaattaaaatgattatttttctattttgagTTCGGGTAGGCAGGGCTTCCTGCGACTGAAACATGAAAGATTCTTTTCCTAGTCATGGTGCATCTGCCTCAATCACACATTGCCGGTGGCGGTGGAGCATTCCTCACTGGAGATCGATTAGTTGCTGAGGTAGAATGAGGGGAAAACTGTAATAAGTGTTCTATTTGGGACGACTTATGCTGCAATCTGGAGATAAGCAGGTTGATCCTTCGGAAAATCTTTAAGATTTGTGGTAGTGTATATCAAAGGAATTTCATGATATTCTATTTGCAAGGCTGTTTTCGCTATCTAGGAGGTCAGCTAAATGTAGATCCACATGCTTTTTGCCTAGTGCATCAGTAAATTTCCAAAACTCCTGGTTCAGCTGAATTTTCAACTTAAGATCCTTCATTTGTGAAAGAATACAGACTTAGCACCTATTATTGCAGCTCCTCATCATGGATTCCaatgaaaatattgaatttttggAGATACGAACATCGACATACTTCAAACTCTTGACCATTCACCCCCGCACAATCCTCTTCAGATAATATTGGATAACTTCAATGTGTTTATTGCAGAGGCAGCAGAAGGTTCTTTTAATTTGGAGGAACTTCGGCTCGAGTGATCCGACTTCGAAATTTGATGCATATGTTAAGAGTGAGGTTGGCTCAACTTGAACTATAGACAGGATGCCTTTATCAGCGTCCTTGTTGTGGTTGCAGAAGTGCGGATAGGTCTAGGAATGACATCCACCAAACCAGCGACCTGGGGGTAGAAATGCTAAATAAAACCTTAGGGCCTCAACATGATCCCCAACCATGCGTGATTTGCTGTAGAGATTGATGGGGCTGAGTTAACTTCTCAAAGTTAAAGAGATATTTATACCAATATGGACAATGCAACTGGTGGAATCAACTTATTCGATATTAAGTTGGAGAATAGTTTGATGGAAATCCTTGTTATGTAATCAATACAACATAAACTGTCTTGAGAAATTTCACAACTTATGAGCAACACTCATCCAATTTTTGTCTCAAGTGTTCCTTTGATCAGCTAATCAACTCAAGACAAATGTGTGATTTGCTTTGCCTAAACTGACATTAAATTCACATCTTTGTCTGAGTTGATAAGTTGTCTTTTGTGCATAGTAACATCAACCTCTTCAGAACAATTGAAATTGTCAATTTACCGTTTTTATAACCAACTAGTTTAAAGCTGCGATGAACTAcctgaaaatttgcaaaaaattgttttcctcttgaaaaaaaaagttgtacaACTGTCAAAGATTATGGTGGGGCAATAAGGACTTCTCTATCCTTAATTAGATTTCTCATGTTCAAGCCCTGCCCCTGAGAGTGGAGTCTTCTTTGGTAATGAATACCTTCAAAGTGGAACCTTCCAATTTACTCTTTTAATCGGCAGGTGggaaccaaaaataaaataaaatattgtaCCACAAATAGCAAcaacaaaggaaaaagaagtaTGAATGGAATTTCTTAATAAATCACACAAAACTAATGGCAAAAGAAGACCATATGATTGTGAAAACAGTAACTGAACTGAAGCACATCAAAATCTTCGGCCAACAACACAATGCTGAgagaaaataaggaaaactgTCAACAAAAAACAGTTGGAAATAGAAGGAAATATCACATATTTTGGTTCAATAACATATAGTATGCCAAAATCTATCATGTTTATATGGAGTATTATATCTTCTTGGAGACCCCAAGCCTTAGTCTGAAATCTTCTTCCATTAGTGGAAGGCCATCACGCAACTTGACTTTTGGTTCCCATCCTAACAATTCTTTGGCTTTTGTGATATCTGGTTTCCTCTGTCTTGGATCATCGGGGGTATTCTCCACCATTTTTATCTCCACTTTGGGACTGATAAGCTgcaaatcaaaaaaatataaacctTCATGTGGTAACTCCTAAGATTAAAAGAGCGACTTTACAGCAGCGGAAAGAGAAGTCATGCAGAATTTTGACATTTAGCATATTGTAGAGACTCAAAACAAGGCATACTTTTAAATTTGAATTACATGGATTTCCTAACTCGCTCGAAAAGCAGAACCTTGAGGGACTTAGTTATACCGAGACCAGTGTCTTAGAACCCCAAATTTTAGTCCAGCTAAACAAGAATTTATGAACTCACACATAATTCTCTTGCCATTATAGTCCAGATGATTATGGATTTCTACTCGTTTTCTGCTCATATATCACACTGTGAGAGTACCAACTAGAAATGTTATATTATAGAAGGCTTTTGTTTGTTAAAGTAAAACCACAAATAAAACCACAAATATTAGAAACGGAACTTGCACAAAATAGTgcagaaaaagaaatgaaaagacaAATGAAGTATAAGAAACAAAGAACTGCTTCATGAGAATATGTAATTACCTCCTTCACTAGTTCCGCAAGCTCAATCATGGTAAACTCACCTGTACAGCAATATTATAAAGAAGTTCAGCCAACATAATATTTCAAAACTGTAATTTAGCTAGAGCATGATATCGGGATTTTATTCAACGAGTGCAGCATGCACACATGTGCCAATTGATCTGGACTTTTGATTTGCGAGATATTACTAGATTATCACACTCTTGCATCCCATTAGGAATTGCTATGCGTGTGCTGCACTCATCAAAGAAGAATATGATAATATCACATTTAGATGAGAATCAGTCAATCACCTGGGTTTCCAATGTTGATTGGCCCTGTGTTCTCTCCTTCCATTAGCCGGATAAGTCCATTAACCTTCAAAGTATTGCGGACAAGGGATAAGTTAACATTAGGAGCAAACATAAAAGCAAGAATGACTCTGATAGTTGTTCATTGCCATACCATATCAGAGACATAACAGAAACTGCGAGTCTGTGTCCCAGGAGCTTGAACTGTTAATGGTTCATCCCTTTAAAATGGAGCAAATCAGGAATATTTGTATTAGCCATAAAATGCTTGGTGTATTTAGGTGGGATATTAATCAACACAAACAGGTAGATAGCTACATCTGTATATTTTTAGCAGAGTGATGGCACTTGGGAAAGAACTTACCGAAGTGCTTGAGCTATAAAGTTGCTGACAACACGTCCATCATCAATATTCATACGAGGCCCATAAGTATTGAATATCCTAGCAATGCGAATTTCTGTTCCAATACATAGATACAGATGCATCAGAAACATAGAAGCTTTGAAGAACCTGAATAGTATCAAAGAAACAACTAATTACCAATCCCATGCTGTCGGTGGTAGTCAAACATCAATGTCTCTGCCACACGCTTCCCTTCATCATAACAGCTCCGAACTCCTAAACACAACAAAAGTGACATTGTTAGACACATATGCTTCACGAGATGCTCAAATGTTAACTCGTTAGCCCAAAATTGTTGTTTGCTAATCGCTTAAATTCTTTTGTAAAGGAATCTTTTCCTGATCAATGTGATTGAGTGGCCAAAAGAAAACTGATAGTGCAACTTGAATCCTACACGTTACCAAAACACAATTTTGTATTTTCCTCCAAGTAGGAACAGAAGTAAAAAATGGTGAACAGACATATGAAACAACATGTAATGTGCTGCAAATTGCATTAGTTTAGCAGACATACAAAACAACATATGATGCAACTTTTCTCGAGTCCCATACATGCTTATAATTTACTTAAGCTGGGAAGGACATACCAATTGGGTTGACATTACCCCAATAGCTCTCGGGTTGGGGATGCACAAGAGGGTCACCGTAAACCTCTGAGGTTGACGTGAGCAGAATCCTACATAAAATAACAGAAAATGAGTTAAAGTGAAAGCCAAAAATATGAGATCAAAGAAGCATTTTCAATCTTCTAACCTTGCTCCGGTACGCTTTGCTAAGCCCAACATATTTAGCGTGCCAATGACATTAGTCTTTATGGTctgtcaaaagaaaaaagaaattaagaaaaacgCATCATAAACAATTTTTCGTACTTCACCATATCTTTCTCCTTGCATGAAAGTAAAAAGTTTGTTTCTTTGAAATGCTACACTCCATCAGATTTTTATACTACCCAAAGCCGAAAGGCTTATCAAGAGAGgttaaaagagaaaagaaaaagatgcaGTGTTGGCAAGACaatattcccttttttttttttttttttttttttttttttttttggcgacAAGACAACACAAATCTTGTATATCAGAGACCTTTATGCAAATGAGTTATGaatagaaatcatgatttactgCTAGTTAAGATGAgttgaaaggaaaaagaagagcaCAAAAATTAAAGTTCATTCTGCTCATGAAATCTGTTAGTATGAGCAAGAAGAGAATAACACAATAGTACATGTTAAGTGAAGTTGACATATTGAAGGAGTTGATGAGCTAGTTTACAAGATCAGACATACCTTAACGGGATTATACTTgtagaaaattggagaagcaGGACATGCAAGATGATAAATCTTATCAACTTCAACCAACAAGGGCTCGGTCACATCTACAAATGACAAAAGAATAACAAAAACAGATATGCTTCTGATAATACAGTTATATGAaacaatatatgaaaagaaaccGGAAATAAAATCTACTAATCATGTTCATATTATAAGTCGGTAGTCTTTGATTTCATTAAATGAACAGTTACTTTTACATAAAGATAAATTTTTTCTTGCATATTGAACCACGGTCAAGCCTGTATGCGCTGGACCAAATCTTGAATATTCAGCAAGTAGTCCAAATATTAGCTAACTAGTATATGAATGAATAAAAGATGAGAGTATACCATGGCGCCTAAGCTCAAATCTGGGATGACCAATCCATTTTTTAAGATTATCCTTCGAACCAGTGAAAAAGTTGTCCACAACAATAACCTGCACAATCATAAAGAAAAAGTTTCTCACTGCTTAATAAGATGGATACATAAGCGCATTCACTCGGAAGACTCATGAAAACAACAAAAGTATTTACTTACACAGAAGCCTATGAGGCGCTAATGAATAGATAATAGGATTATAAAATCTTTTTGGCAAGGCAGCACAAAAAATGAACAGAAGAATTTCTTTTCATCAAGAGGGACCGAACAAGCTAGATCAACAAGTTACCTCATTCTTCTCATTCTCCATCAATTTGTCTACTAGGTGCGAACCAATAAATCCAGCTCCTCCAGTAACCAAAATTCTCATGTTAGGCTGCAACCGGGAATAAAAAGTATTAGCAAACAGGGAATGAAAGTTAGAATTTAGAAGTAGGTTGAGCAGGCCAAACATATGTGGCTTTACTAAGGAAGGTTAGTGTTTGCATGATCAAAACCCTTACTGTGACTCCAGTAAAGCACATTGACCAGGGGCGGAGCTGGGTAGGCACATTtgatccgaaccccctcggtgaaaaattacattgtatatacaaggttaagatttttttttatgtttatatagtAGATATTCAATGCCCTTGGCTTCTTCATGTGTTTACTTCTTCATGTTTTTAACCCTTCCCTTGGTGAAATTCCTATCATGTGTAATCCACTATGTGAGTGCCAACTCGTTAACTACATTTTCATCAGAAGTTTCAGCAGAAAAGAAGCTGCACAACTAAAATCAGGCCAAAAACAACTTTAACTCCCAAAACAGAATCACCAAATACAGAAAGCAAATGTCAGtctcctatctctagctcaagaaCACTGATCTTTTGTTTTAGCAGATAAGCTGATATCAAATCCACACTTGTTGCTTTATTGATTCATAACTAATCAAATTTCCACATAAATATCGACTCATGATTTTGAGACTAAAATAGTGGTTTCATTGGTGAGGCTGGCCCTGCATTGATGAGTGAGACCATATGGTCCACAACACCAGGGCGGAGGAAGAGTATCGATTATGGGTTCGGCTGAACAAGGTAGCTTTGGTTCAAACTTTATATTTGCCTTAAAAATTTATTGAATATGTAGGCTGAACAAGGTAGCTTTGGTTCAAACTTTATATTTGCCTTAAAAATTTattgaatatgtacaaattattaactTAGAATACAGtaacttaaaaaatattagaatCCATAgtccataaacttcaaatcctggctATACTTATGATCAACACACATATAAAAAACAATTAAATGAACAATTTTTTTGTCAAGCCTAAGACAACTGAAATCAGTATATTCAACACATAGcgtaaacatatatatgtgaaaAGCTACAAACTTTTCATACGAATATAAAATTCTGAACACATAATCTCGAAAGTGCAATGTATTCAATGCCAAGAATTTAAAGATTGAA encodes:
- the LOC132065729 gene encoding histone H4, with the translated sequence MSGRGKGGKGLGKGGAKRHRKVLRDNIQGITKPAIRRLARRGGVKRISGLIYEETRGVLKIFLENVIRDAVTYTEHARRKTVTAMDVVYALKRQGRTLYGFGG
- the LOC132065730 gene encoding UDP-glucuronic acid decarboxylase 5 isoform X1, whose amino-acid sequence is MAKNFANGDHQTTTKPPPTPSPLRFSKFFQPNMRILVTGGAGFIGSHLVDKLMENEKNEVIVVDNFFTGSKDNLKKWIGHPRFELRRHDVTEPLLVEVDKIYHLACPASPIFYKYNPVKTIKTNVIGTLNMLGLAKRTGARILLTSTSEVYGDPLVHPQPESYWGNVNPIGVRSCYDEGKRVAETLMFDYHRQHGIEIRIARIFNTYGPRMNIDDGRVVSNFIAQALRDEPLTVQAPGTQTRSFCYVSDMVNGLIRLMEGENTGPINIGNPGEFTMIELAELVKELISPKVEIKMVENTPDDPRQRKPDITKAKELLGWEPKVKLRDGLPLMEEDFRLRLGVSKKI
- the LOC132065730 gene encoding UDP-glucuronic acid decarboxylase 5 isoform X2, coding for MRILVTGGAGFIGSHLVDKLMENEKNEVIVVDNFFTGSKDNLKKWIGHPRFELRRHDVTEPLLVEVDKIYHLACPASPIFYKYNPVKTIKTNVIGTLNMLGLAKRTGARILLTSTSEVYGDPLVHPQPESYWGNVNPIGVRSCYDEGKRVAETLMFDYHRQHGIEIRIARIFNTYGPRMNIDDGRVVSNFIAQALRDEPLTVQAPGTQTRSFCYVSDMVNGLIRLMEGENTGPINIGNPGEFTMIELAELVKELISPKVEIKMVENTPDDPRQRKPDITKAKELLGWEPKVKLRDGLPLMEEDFRLRLGVSKKI